Genomic window (Chitinophagales bacterium):
GATACTTAACAGCTGTAAAGCTAGGTAACAAGAACAAAAAATATTGCCGTTTCAAGAAAATGGGCATCAAGTTTATAGACTACAAAGACCCTGAGTTTTTGATACGTTTTGTAAACGAACAAGGCAAAATATTGCCTAGAAGAATCACAGGAAATTCTCTAAAATATCAAAGAAAAGTCTCTACGGCTGTCAAAAGAGCTAGACAATTAGCGTTGATGCCTTATGTGACAGATTTATATAAATAATTTTTTAAGTTACAAGATGCAAGTCTTAAGACCAGTAACTTGCTGCTAGTAACTAGAAACTAAAAACTAATCAAATGGAAGTAATATTAATAAATGATGTAGATAAATTAGGTTTTGCAGAAGATATTGTAAAAGTAAAACCAGGCTATGCCAGAAATTTCTTGATACCAAGAGGTCTAGGAGTAGTGAAAAATCCTACCAACTTAGCTATTTTAGCTGAAAAAATAAAGGTAAGAGAGAAAAATGAGGCGAAGCAAATGGCTAATCTCAATGCGATTTTGGAACAATTGAAGGGTACTAATCTTCAAATCGGTGCTAAAGTGGGTACTACGAGTAGAATATTTGGTTCAGTGAATGCCGTTCAAATTTCAGAAGCGTTTAAGAAAAATGGACTGGAGATTGATCGTAGAAAAATTACAGTCAAAGAAGGTGAAATCAAAGAGTTAGGCAGCTATACAGTGGTTGTAAACCTGACCAAGGAGCAAAGCACCGAAGTGCCACTGGAAGTAATAGCTGAATAATATTTCATGTATCAATGACCAATAAATGAATTCAACAAAGCCGAACACAGACTTAAAATTGTGTTCGGCTTTTTAGTTTTTAATCTAATTTTACCCCTATAAAATAAAAAAAATGAGCCAACAATTTGATGCGAACTTCAATCAATGGATACACCTGAAAAGAGAGGCTATCGAGCTAAGCAATATTTGTGCAAAGCTGGAAATAGACAAGAAAACGGACTTGGTCTTATTGAGACGTAAACTGTCAGATAGAAATATAACAGAAATTATTAATCTACATGAAAGAGCCACGGTCATGCTAGGTGAGCCAGTATCCGTATCGGATACGCTGCAAATAGCTAAAGCTATTGAAAAACTCGATATTGCGCCTTCGCGTATTGATTTATTCAGACTATGTAATGAATGGAATCAGGAAAAGGGAAATTTTGGCTCTGTAGAAGAGTTTACAAAATCTAAACTAGCTGGAAATATCGGCGGGGATAAGAGACAAATAGAGCCTAAAGACGTTATCCTATATGGATTTGGTCGTATAGGCCGATTAGTAGCTAGAATACTAGCCGAGGAACCAGGCAGTCAGTTGAGACTAAAGGCTATCGTGATTCGAATGAAAAATGCCGAGGAGATAGAAAAGAGAGCTTATTTATTAAAGAAAGATAGTATTCACGGTGAAATGAAAGGTACTGTAGCCTACGACGTAGAGGAAGGTATGCTTATCGTCAATGGCCAGCGAATAAAAGTTATCACCTCCTCAGATCCAGCGAATATTGACTATACAGAATATGGCATTCAAGATGCACTATTGATAGATAGTACGGGTGCATTTCGCGATGAGGAAAAATTATCACAGCATCTTAAGTCAAAAGGAGTATCAAAAGTATTGTTGACCGCTCCAGCTAAAGGCGACTTGCCTAATATCGTATATGGTGTCAATCACAAGGATTTTGACCCTGATAAATTGCAGATATTCAGTGCTGCCTCATGTACGACCAATGCGGTAGTGCCTGT
Coding sequences:
- a CDS encoding 50S ribosomal protein L9 codes for the protein MEVILINDVDKLGFAEDIVKVKPGYARNFLIPRGLGVVKNPTNLAILAEKIKVREKNEAKQMANLNAILEQLKGTNLQIGAKVGTTSRIFGSVNAVQISEAFKKNGLEIDRRKITVKEGEIKELGSYTVVVNLTKEQSTEVPLEVIAE
- a CDS encoding 30S ribosomal protein S18; the encoded protein is MASQNQQIRYLTAVKLGNKNKKYCRFKKMGIKFIDYKDPEFLIRFVNEQGKILPRRITGNSLKYQRKVSTAVKRARQLALMPYVTDLYK
- a CDS encoding glyceraldehyde-3-phosphate dehydrogenase; the protein is MSQQFDANFNQWIHLKREAIELSNICAKLEIDKKTDLVLLRRKLSDRNITEIINLHERATVMLGEPVSVSDTLQIAKAIEKLDIAPSRIDLFRLCNEWNQEKGNFGSVEEFTKSKLAGNIGGDKRQIEPKDVILYGFGRIGRLVARILAEEPGSQLRLKAIVIRMKNAEEIEKRAYLLKKDSIHGEMKGTVAYDVEEGMLIVNGQRIKVITSSDPANIDYTEYGIQDALLIDSTGAFRDEEKLSQHLKSKGVSKVLLTAPAKGDLPNIVYGVNHKDFDPDKLQIFSAASCTTNAVVPVLKVIYENFGISTGHIETVHAFTNDQNLVDNFHKADRRGRSAPMNMVITETGAAKAAVKALPYLKGKLTANSVRVPIPNVSLAILHLRLEKETSIEEVNETVRKAAFYGDLIEQIDYSTSKELVSTDVIGNTHALEYDSNATLLSEDKKGVTIYAWYDNEYGYTWQVIRLAKYISNVLRLTYY